In one window of Candidatus Sulfuricurvum sp. RIFRC-1 DNA:
- a CDS encoding DEAD/DEAH box helicase: protein MSFTTLGLNAHLLETLIEKGYTEPTPIQTQVIPLVLRGRDVLGAAQTGTGKTAAFALPIIQKLLTVQGKQSSARALVIVPTRELASQVCAAIESYAQGLELTCIALYGGANMARQAKELGEGVDIIVATPGRLIELNKQGHVPLSRIEYLVFDEADTIFDMGFIREVGQIIDLLPLNRQNMLFSATMTPAVKQLSEKILKKALLVEIDNLKAADMTLRQVVHPVEKERKKELLSFLIGSNNYPQVLVFTRTKAEADEVSADLTASGLKNVVIHGDKKHGARDRALSEFREGSARILVATDIAARGLDIEGLDVVINYDIPHVSTDYLHRIGRTGRAGNEGLAITLLSSAEHISWSKIITMLGKNVETILVAGFEPPADNALVKTRGKSLSKEGEKKEKTAGAFGNKRKKAPVQPKFVGKRGPRLARDELVGKSDSSARNSAFGNTKKPSPKKSGGRGR, encoded by the coding sequence ATGTCATTTACGACTTTAGGGCTTAATGCCCACCTTCTCGAAACCCTAATCGAGAAAGGATACACTGAGCCGACACCGATTCAAACTCAGGTGATTCCTCTCGTACTGCGGGGACGAGATGTTCTCGGAGCGGCACAAACCGGAACAGGGAAAACAGCCGCATTCGCCCTCCCGATCATCCAAAAATTACTCACAGTCCAAGGGAAACAATCCAGTGCCAGAGCATTGGTCATCGTCCCGACACGTGAGCTCGCATCCCAAGTGTGCGCAGCGATCGAATCGTATGCACAGGGGCTTGAATTAACGTGTATCGCTCTCTATGGCGGAGCCAATATGGCACGTCAGGCGAAAGAGCTGGGAGAGGGGGTTGATATCATCGTTGCTACTCCCGGACGCTTGATCGAGCTGAATAAACAAGGGCACGTTCCGCTCTCTCGAATCGAGTATTTGGTGTTTGATGAAGCCGATACGATTTTCGATATGGGCTTTATCCGTGAGGTAGGGCAGATTATCGATCTTCTCCCGCTCAATCGCCAAAACATGCTTTTTTCGGCAACGATGACCCCTGCGGTGAAACAGCTGAGTGAAAAAATCCTCAAAAAAGCGCTCCTCGTCGAGATCGATAACCTCAAAGCCGCCGATATGACGCTTCGTCAAGTGGTTCATCCGGTTGAAAAAGAGCGTAAAAAAGAGCTTCTTTCATTCCTGATAGGCTCGAACAACTATCCGCAGGTTCTCGTCTTTACCCGTACGAAAGCCGAAGCAGACGAAGTGAGTGCTGATCTAACCGCCAGTGGTCTCAAAAATGTTGTGATTCACGGTGACAAAAAACACGGTGCCAGAGATCGTGCACTCAGTGAATTTCGTGAAGGATCTGCCCGTATCCTCGTCGCAACCGATATTGCCGCACGCGGTTTGGATATCGAGGGGCTAGACGTCGTTATCAACTACGACATTCCTCACGTCAGTACCGACTATCTCCACCGTATCGGGCGTACGGGACGCGCGGGAAATGAGGGGCTGGCGATCACGCTCCTCTCCTCAGCAGAGCACATTTCATGGTCAAAAATCATCACCATGCTCGGCAAAAATGTCGAGACTATCTTGGTTGCTGGATTTGAACCGCCTGCGGATAACGCATTGGTAAAAACACGGGGTAAAAGTCTCTCCAAAGAGGGAGAGAAAAAAGAAAAAACGGCGGGAGCATTCGGGAATAAACGTAAAAAAGCTCCCGTTCAGCCTAAATTCGTCGGCAAACGGGGACCACGTCTCGCACGAGATGAACTCGTCGGTAAAAGCGATTCTTCAGCCAGAAACAGTGCCTTCGGTAATACGAAAAAGCCTTCACCGAAAAAATCGGGCGGACGGGGGAGATAA
- the arfB gene encoding alternative ribosome rescue aminoacyl-tRNA hydrolase ArfB, whose amino-acid sequence MLQISHTVSIPDSEIEITAIRSQGSGGQNVNKVSTAIHLRFDISASTLPDFYKERLLAITDHRITKEGIINIKSQESRSQEENKDAALERLRELIKSVTIVQKKRKPTKPTKNSQKRRMDSKTKHGNIKKMRGKVNGGE is encoded by the coding sequence ATGCTCCAAATCTCCCACACCGTTAGCATTCCCGATTCCGAAATCGAGATAACCGCTATACGCTCTCAGGGTTCTGGCGGTCAAAACGTCAACAAAGTCTCCACCGCGATCCATTTACGTTTCGACATCAGCGCTTCAACCCTTCCCGATTTCTACAAAGAACGGCTCCTAGCCATTACCGACCACCGCATTACCAAAGAGGGAATTATCAACATCAAATCCCAAGAATCAAGAAGTCAGGAAGAGAACAAAGACGCGGCGTTGGAACGGCTTAGAGAACTTATCAAAAGCGTTACTATTGTCCAAAAAAAGCGTAAACCGACCAAACCGACGAAGAACTCGCAGAAACGACGGATGGACAGTAAGACGAAACATGGGAATATTA